From Methanoculleus oceani, a single genomic window includes:
- a CDS encoding CRISPR-associated protein Cas4, producing the protein MNEYIPVSGVVACHICPRRYYFERSEEHPESPRYTVCKQVSTHLGELLEADQIWQEVLCVLPDATAEARELLDECVAACRETAWQRPVQADLAVESDILGIRGRIDKVFEDGTFAVARSSTAPKAGVYGTDRLRVACYVACLKETLGRPVGGGYVEYVASGVCRYVEPQPRDRRELIKAIRAAKRVVAGDIPPRPLRAPCDGCPHLERCTAGPRRLSDLF; encoded by the coding sequence ATGAACGAGTACATCCCGGTATCCGGCGTCGTCGCCTGCCACATCTGCCCCCGGCGCTACTACTTCGAGCGGTCGGAGGAGCACCCGGAGTCTCCGCGCTACACCGTCTGCAAACAGGTCTCCACGCACCTCGGGGAACTCCTCGAAGCGGACCAAATCTGGCAGGAGGTCCTCTGCGTCCTCCCCGACGCAACAGCGGAGGCCCGGGAGCTCCTCGACGAATGCGTCGCCGCCTGCCGCGAGACGGCCTGGCAGCGGCCCGTCCAGGCCGACCTCGCCGTCGAGTCCGACATCCTCGGCATCCGGGGAAGAATCGACAAAGTCTTCGAGGACGGCACGTTCGCCGTCGCCCGGTCGAGCACCGCCCCGAAGGCCGGGGTCTACGGCACCGACCGGCTCCGGGTCGCCTGCTACGTTGCCTGCCTCAAAGAGACCCTCGGCCGGCCCGTCGGCGGCGGCTACGTCGAGTACGTCGCGAGCGGCGTCTGCCGCTACGTCGAGCCCCAGCCGCGGGACCGGCGGGAGCTGATCAAGGCGATCCGGGCGGCAAAGAGGGTCGTCGCGGGCGATATCCCGCCGCGCCCCCTCCGGGCCCCCTGCGACGGCTGCCCCCACCTCGAGCGGTGCACCGCCGGGCCGCGGCGGCTCTCGGACCTCTTCTAA
- a CDS encoding PIN domain-containing protein: MRVLIDTNIIIYREDNQILSQNLQSLNQIFHKVGVTPLVHPLSVYELEKNPDPQRRGIMLSKVRAYPQLESPPNPNHDSVFSEKIPARVGSNNEIDNALLYCVYKDAVDLLVTEDRRLTAKAARLGIDNRVFSISDALDLFQSLIPTEKTTAPPGVEEDFIYNLKLSDPIFTTLKEDYKEFEEWFRKSSRQGRKCWVHYNSDGSIGALLIYKIEEEPLDTIPPFPKKKREKISTFIVRNIGQKIGELFIKLAVDIAIKNGTEEIYLTHFTKPDDRLVELISEYGFKLEARNLRGEEVFIKRIYASLELAQTLLPLEVSRQYYPSFYDGPKVRKFIIPIWPENHERLFTDFKGRQTKLPEHSGMFIIEGNTIKKAYLSHTKNKHIATGDLIFFYRSRDLRMVTSVGVIETVHTDLTTPDDIIKIVGKRTVYSRDDIERMKKPLTVIMFRHHFHVKSPVPYKALKELGILTFAPQSITYINDSKYYLLSEACGIDRRFTVH; the protein is encoded by the coding sequence ATGCGGGTTCTGATTGATACCAATATTATCATTTACCGTGAGGACAATCAAATCCTATCTCAAAATTTGCAAAGCCTCAACCAAATATTCCATAAAGTTGGCGTTACTCCACTTGTTCATCCCCTGTCAGTCTATGAACTGGAGAAAAATCCTGATCCTCAAAGAAGAGGGATTATGCTCTCCAAGGTCAGGGCTTATCCTCAACTAGAATCTCCGCCAAACCCCAATCACGATTCAGTATTTAGTGAAAAAATACCTGCAAGAGTTGGAAGTAACAATGAAATCGATAATGCCCTCCTGTATTGTGTTTATAAAGACGCAGTGGACTTACTTGTTACCGAAGACAGAAGACTAACTGCAAAAGCGGCACGTCTCGGCATCGATAACCGCGTCTTCTCAATTTCTGATGCACTTGATCTCTTCCAAAGCCTCATTCCCACAGAGAAGACCACGGCTCCGCCAGGGGTTGAAGAAGATTTCATTTACAATCTCAAATTGTCCGATCCCATTTTCACAACACTAAAAGAGGACTATAAAGAATTTGAAGAGTGGTTCAGGAAAAGTTCTCGGCAGGGAAGGAAGTGCTGGGTTCATTACAATTCTGATGGATCGATCGGAGCTTTGTTAATCTATAAAATTGAGGAGGAGCCCCTTGATACGATCCCGCCGTTCCCAAAAAAGAAGCGAGAGAAGATATCTACCTTCATTGTTCGGAATATTGGTCAGAAAATCGGTGAACTCTTCATTAAACTGGCTGTCGACATTGCTATAAAAAACGGGACTGAAGAGATATATCTCACACATTTCACTAAACCAGATGATCGTCTGGTCGAACTGATATCGGAATACGGATTCAAACTAGAGGCTCGAAATTTACGTGGTGAAGAAGTATTTATAAAAAGGATTTACGCAAGTCTTGAACTGGCTCAAACCCTCTTGCCGCTGGAGGTCAGTCGGCAGTATTATCCATCATTCTATGATGGTCCTAAAGTCAGGAAATTTATCATTCCCATATGGCCAGAGAATCATGAAAGGTTATTTACTGACTTCAAGGGAAGACAAACAAAACTTCCAGAACACTCGGGTATGTTCATCATCGAAGGGAATACCATCAAGAAGGCATACCTCTCACATACCAAAAACAAGCACATTGCAACAGGAGATTTAATCTTCTTCTATCGATCCCGAGATTTAAGAATGGTGACATCTGTTGGGGTGATCGAAACCGTTCACACAGATCTAACTACACCTGATGATATCATCAAAATCGTTGGAAAACGAACGGTGTATAGTCGTGATGATATCGAAAGAATGAAAAAACCTCTGACTGTGATTATGTTCCGTCATCATTTCCATGTAAAAAGCCCAGTTCCTTATAAGGCACTCAAAGAGTTGGGCATTCTCACTTTCGCACCGCAATCCATAACATATATAAATGATAGTAAATATTATCTATTATCGGAGGCCTGCGGAATTGACCGGCGTTTTACTGTCCATTAA
- a CDS encoding DNA polymerase subunit beta: protein MQSVRLRDFIEDAEGCLYAVSNYDNADRIGCILRYVPDPGGERTNLSGRRYRKYDFAESFDWIREHKPAYLDSVHRVPYCDVARVYKPEEEIGRVAARNPRVARLLSHLDLLPGSFGCTGSLLCGLENAASDIDLVVYGDAWFAAQRRLRRLVETGVIPGMSTAMWRKVYDKRVPEISFDAFVLHEQRKWNRGEFEGTYFDLLYTRDYANLDAVPAGPGRVVGRAMIEATVTDASLSFDSPAVYAVNHDEIARVLSFTHTYSGQALAGEVIEAQGVVEEHGDERWLIVGTTREAKGEYILSKTLLENV from the coding sequence ATGCAATCGGTACGGCTCCGGGATTTCATCGAGGACGCCGAGGGCTGCCTCTATGCGGTCTCGAACTACGACAACGCCGACCGGATCGGGTGCATCCTCCGCTACGTCCCCGATCCCGGGGGGGAGCGGACGAACCTCTCCGGCCGGCGGTACCGCAAATACGATTTCGCCGAGTCCTTCGACTGGATCCGGGAGCATAAGCCGGCGTATCTCGACTCGGTCCACCGGGTGCCCTACTGCGACGTGGCCCGGGTCTACAAGCCGGAGGAGGAGATCGGGAGGGTGGCGGCAAGAAACCCCCGGGTGGCAAGGCTCCTCTCTCACTTAGATCTTTTACCGGGCTCGTTCGGGTGCACGGGCTCGCTCCTCTGCGGCCTCGAGAACGCCGCCTCCGACATCGACCTCGTCGTCTACGGCGATGCCTGGTTTGCCGCCCAGCGCCGGCTCCGGCGCCTGGTGGAGACGGGGGTGATCCCGGGGATGAGCACCGCGATGTGGCGGAAGGTCTACGACAAGAGGGTGCCTGAGATATCGTTCGACGCCTTCGTCCTGCACGAGCAGCGGAAGTGGAACCGGGGAGAGTTTGAGGGGACCTACTTCGACCTCCTCTACACCCGGGACTACGCCAACCTGGACGCGGTCCCCGCCGGTCCGGGGAGGGTGGTCGGCCGGGCAATGATCGAGGCGACGGTCACCGACGCCTCCCTCTCCTTCGACAGCCCGGCGGTCTACGCCGTGAACCACGACGAGATTGCCCGGGTCCTCTCCTTCACCCACACCTACTCGGGCCAGGCGCTCGCCGGGGAGGTCATCGAGGCTCAGGGTGTCGTCGAGGAGCACGGCGACGAGCGGTGGCTGATCGTCGGCACGACCCGCGAGGCGAAGGGCGAGTACATTTTATCGAAGACGCTGCTCGAGAACGTTTAG
- a CDS encoding monovalent cation:proton antiporter family protein, with translation MELQILNAIVLIFGISLIVGLLFNPLRIPPLVGFILTGIIVGPNVLGIVQSLEEVNILAEIGIVLLLFTIGLEFSFAHLWQIRKMLLVSGSIQVFLTFLVSFFIATLIGLPFAEAVLLGFLFALSSTAVVLRILHQRGEMSTPHGNIILGVLIFQDIVAIPMIMAIPFLASISAPAAVQAFSVESLSSMLTVDILILVVLVVAAKWGVPWFLYQIARTRNRELFLLFIVVTCFGVAWLVSLAGISLALGALLAGLLISRSEYSHQAIGSIVPFRDIFTSFFFVSVGMLLDVGFLLEHLGLVLLLIVGVIVAKGLIAAAVPVVLGYPIRTITLVGLALAQVGEFSFILSRSGLDYGILSPEIYQLFLVTALITMAMTPFVIGGGPMLSDRLCRVGFLNRTLEARRPVEEPERQPLREHVMIIGYGVTGRNLARAAKAGGIPYVIIEMNPVTVRKERALGEPIHYGDATTETVLVHADIESARIAVIAINDPVSTRQIVEACRRLNPYLYIIVRTRYLIEVGPLQDLGANEVVPEEFETSLEIFTRVLNKYLIPKDRIEGLTAEIRSDTYQMLRNPQEHPPTLTDLIYRLSNVSIVTYTIDPAAPVAGKTLGEINLRRRHDVLVLAVLRGEETITNPDGETKILPNDIVIVLGTPEPVARASVLFQAPPREEGTPA, from the coding sequence ATGGAACTGCAAATCCTGAACGCCATTGTCCTCATCTTCGGAATCTCCCTCATCGTCGGACTGCTCTTCAACCCGTTGCGCATCCCGCCGCTGGTCGGGTTCATCCTGACGGGCATCATCGTCGGGCCGAATGTGCTCGGCATCGTGCAGTCACTCGAAGAAGTCAACATCCTTGCCGAGATCGGGATCGTCCTGCTGCTCTTCACCATTGGTCTCGAGTTCTCCTTCGCCCACCTCTGGCAGATACGGAAGATGCTCCTCGTCAGCGGGTCGATCCAGGTCTTCCTGACGTTTCTGGTCTCCTTCTTCATCGCGACGCTCATCGGGCTGCCGTTTGCAGAAGCCGTCCTTCTGGGTTTCCTCTTCGCCCTCTCCAGCACCGCGGTCGTGCTCCGGATCCTCCACCAGCGGGGGGAGATGAGCACCCCGCACGGCAACATAATCCTCGGGGTCCTGATCTTCCAGGACATCGTCGCCATCCCGATGATCATGGCCATACCGTTCCTCGCGAGCATCTCCGCGCCCGCGGCGGTGCAGGCGTTCAGTGTAGAGTCCCTCTCGTCGATGCTCACCGTCGACATCCTGATCCTGGTTGTCCTCGTCGTGGCCGCAAAATGGGGAGTTCCCTGGTTCCTTTACCAGATAGCGAGAACGAGGAACCGCGAACTCTTCCTTCTCTTCATCGTGGTGACATGTTTCGGTGTCGCCTGGCTCGTCTCGCTCGCCGGGATTTCGCTTGCGCTGGGCGCTCTCCTCGCCGGCCTCCTGATCTCCCGGTCGGAGTACAGCCATCAGGCCATCGGCAGCATCGTACCGTTCCGCGACATCTTCACGAGCTTCTTCTTTGTCTCGGTGGGGATGCTGCTTGACGTGGGGTTCTTACTCGAGCATCTCGGACTGGTGCTTCTCCTGATCGTGGGCGTGATCGTCGCAAAGGGGCTGATCGCCGCCGCGGTCCCGGTGGTCCTCGGCTACCCCATCCGCACCATCACCCTCGTCGGGCTCGCCCTTGCCCAGGTTGGGGAGTTCTCCTTCATCCTCTCGCGGAGCGGTCTTGATTACGGCATCCTCTCCCCTGAGATCTACCAGCTCTTCCTGGTGACCGCCCTCATCACGATGGCCATGACGCCTTTCGTCATCGGCGGCGGACCGATGCTCTCCGATCGCCTCTGCCGCGTCGGCTTCCTCAACCGGACTCTGGAGGCCCGCCGCCCCGTGGAGGAGCCCGAGCGCCAACCTCTCAGGGAACACGTGATGATCATCGGCTACGGCGTGACGGGGAGGAACCTTGCGCGGGCGGCGAAAGCCGGCGGGATCCCGTACGTCATCATCGAGATGAACCCCGTGACCGTGCGAAAAGAGCGGGCTCTCGGCGAGCCCATCCACTACGGTGACGCCACCACGGAGACGGTCCTGGTGCACGCCGATATCGAGTCCGCCCGTATTGCCGTGATCGCGATCAACGATCCCGTCTCGACCCGACAGATCGTGGAGGCCTGCCGCCGCTTGAACCCCTACCTCTACATCATCGTGCGAACCCGCTACCTCATCGAGGTGGGGCCCCTGCAGGATCTCGGAGCCAACGAGGTGGTCCCGGAGGAGTTCGAGACGTCGCTGGAGATCTTCACCCGGGTGCTGAACAAATACCTCATCCCGAAGGACCGGATCGAGGGACTGACGGCTGAGATCCGCTCGGACACCTACCAGATGCTCCGCAACCCACAAGAACATCCTCCGACGCTCACGGATCTGATCTACCGGCTCTCCAACGTGAGCATCGTCACCTACACGATCGACCCGGCCGCCCCGGTGGCGGGGAAGACGCTCGGGGAGATCAACCTCCGCAGAAGACACGACGTGCTGGTCCTCGCCGTCCTGCGGGGAGAGGAGACGATCACGAATCCGGACGGGGAGACGAAGATCCTGCCCAACGATATCGTCATCGTCCTGGGCACGCCCGAGCCTGTGGCACGGGCGTCCGTCCTCTTCCAGGCGCCCCCGAGAGAGGAGGGGACTCCGGCATAG
- a CDS encoding DUF3467 domain-containing protein produces MANREISVNIPGDLDPVYSNRIQIAYKEDEFTFLFLHEIPGMNQARGKAIVSISPRHAKNLVEVLAKSVADYEQKFGKITTPEAAPHQESNVTIRGYS; encoded by the coding sequence ATGGCAAACCGCGAGATATCGGTCAACATCCCCGGCGACCTCGACCCGGTCTATTCGAACCGGATCCAGATTGCCTACAAGGAGGACGAGTTCACGTTCCTCTTCCTGCACGAGATCCCCGGCATGAACCAGGCGCGGGGGAAGGCGATCGTCTCGATCAGTCCCCGGCACGCGAAGAACCTGGTCGAGGTGCTCGCGAAGAGCGTCGCCGACTACGAGCAGAAGTTCGGCAAGATAACCACCCCGGAGGCCGCCCCGCACCAGGAGAGCAACGTCACCATCCGCGGGTACTCCTGA